From Haloplanus sp. XH21:
AGGACGACGTGACGATCCAAGATGGGCCATTCGCGGGGAGCACGACACAACATATCGAGTATCTTGATATCGATCTCGATAGATGGTACAAACAACCACGCGAAAAGCGGGTTGGATTGATGTTCAGCCCAGAACACGCGTCAGAGGAGCAAGTAGGTGAGATCGGGGAGCAACTGGGAGAATTCAACGGCGTCACAGAAGAGATAGCTGAGTCGCTTGAGGCGAGCGCCGAAGATGCTGGCTATGTCGGACACGCACAGAAAGCAGCCCGCGGACGTAACGGCGGAACCCCAACCATCCTTCGACGAGATTTCGACACGATCGACGATGGCAGCGCTGGGCTTCACTTCGTCTCGCTTCAATCGAAAATCTCCGACTACACCTACACTCGAAAGAAGATAGCCGGCGTGAATCTCGATCACCCATCCGGGAGAGAAATCGATCTGGCAGAGATAGATGGAATCGACACCCGAACCAACAATGGCATCCTCAACTACATCACGACCATCCGTCGCGGGAACTTTCTCATTCCGCGGCGCGAACTCCGTGCACTTCCTACCCCCCGTCCGGAGTAGGGTTCTGCACCGGGAAAACCGAAAAAATGATTTGGGAGTATAGGTGTTTGGTAATCTATGCCGAAAGGCACAAAGCACTCTTGCAGTCGACGGAGATGCATCACAGCTATCGCAGCACTCGGTCTGTCAGGGTTGGCAGGCTGTTCCAGTGGCTCTGACGAGTCCACAGCGACGCCGACCGCGACATCGACGGCGACCGATACGCAGACACCCACGGAAACCGCCACGCCCACACCAGAATCCACGGCAACAGGGTCGTATGAGGAGTGGATGTCCGATGTCCCGAACTACGAGGGGATGGCCGACAAAACTGGTCAGAGCGAGGTAGAGGTCCTCGTCGGCGCGGAAGGCGGTCTCGTTTTCGCACCGCCCGCGGTCGAAATATCGGCCGGGACGAAGGTTACCTGGAAATGGACCGGCAAAGGCGGTTCACATAATGTCGTTCATGACGGTGACGCCTTCGAGAGTGAAATCACCTCAGAGGAAGGACACACGTTCTCGCATACATTCTCAGATCCGGGCCTGTACAAGTACTACTGTGTCCCGCATGAGCGGATGGGCATGAAAGGCGTCGTGTCCGTCGTCGAGTAACGCCACTCGACGACTATCGGCGACAAGAAGTGGATGAATCAGTGGCGTTCGTCCGGTATGGCATGAAAGGCACCCGCCGCACGTGCGAGTGTGTCCGGGTTACGGACACTGACGCGACGTTCCTGATCGGTTGCGGCTAGGTGCAGGCGACCCGTTCCAGTACTGGAACGGAATGGGCACAGTGGCAGTCGTTCCGATTAGTTATTCCTCTTCACTATCACCTCCTCGGCTTTTGAACCACGCGCCGGCCCCGAGAGCGCCCGCGGCACCGGTGAGTAGTCCCATGCCAGGAGCGTTGGCCTGCGCATTATCCTCGCCGGAGCCACCGCTAGATCCATCACTGGAACCACCAGAGACCTCATTCTGCGACTGGACGTTTTGCGCGCTGGCGCCCGACCAGTTGTCGACGGTTCCGACGTTCACGTTCACCATGTTGACGAACGGAACGCTCCCGGATTCGAAGGGAACGGTTTCGCTGTGAGTCGTCTGGTTCACCCAGACGACCACGCGCTCCCCGTCGACGGATTCGCCGTCCATGTACTGGGACGGGTGGTAGAACTGCTTCTCTCGATGCCCGTCCTTGACACGAGGTGCGACACCCATCTCGTCCTCGTGATACCGCAACACGTACACTTCGTCCTCTTGCCTGAGTTCGAAGTCGATGATGTCGTCACCGTTCGGATCCTTCAGGCGCAGCATGTTCGTCCCGTCAGAGAAGAACTCCGACTCCTCGGTGACCTGGTTCCACTCGCCGTCGAACCAGTGCACCTCCGGCGTCTTCGTTCCACCTGGCGTCGGAATGAAGGACCACATGGACGAGTACGCGGGCATGCCGTGCCCCGTTTCGTAGCCGGGACCGTTCCGCCGGTAGGTCCCCACCATCTGGCCGTCCTCGAAGAAATGCCAGTCGATGACGTAGTTGTATGGGCCGTACCGGAGACCGGAGTGGAACTCGGGGACTGAGGTCCCACCCGTGTGGTAGTGGGTGCGCATCTTGAAGCCATTCGGGCGGTCGTTGGGCGCCCAGTCCTTGTCGAGCGGTGGCAGGTCCGCGATGCCCAGGACACCCGGGCCGGTAAACCCGAGATTGTCGTGGTACATGATGTTCCCATCCTCCCGGGCCCGCGGTTCGACGAAGAAGTCCTTGCTGTATTGCCCCCGGTCACTGGTGTGTGGGGGATAGGCAGTCAGGGACACCGACAACGCCGCGCGCTCGAAGGCCTGGGTGCCATCGAACTCCATGGTGGAGATCATCCCGTCGGTTTCGGAGTCCTTCCACTCGACACTCCAGTTGTTTCGTTTGGCCGGATTCGGCGTCTCGGCTTTGACCTTCGGGCTGTAGTGTCCATCACCGCGGAAGAGCCATGGAACCTTCTCTGCCGGTGGATCCGGCATCTCATCCACCGACGGATAGCTGTCGTCCACAACGGCGTAATCCTCTGCCAGCATGTGGGCGGGCTCCGTGACTCGACCTTTCGGCTTGACACCGTACTGGTTCGTCTCGACGTCCTCCGCATCGATCGGATGAATTCCCTGTGCGTACACCAGCTCACCAGGCTGTGGGTCGTCCGGCCAATTGTTCACTTCGATGGCTGTGTCGACCACGAGGTAGTCGTGCTCACGCGGCAGGATGAAGATGGGGAACGTAACCTCTGACTTAGCATACTTCGGCGAGTACGTACTGATGCTCGTCAGTTTCCCGATGCCGACGTACCATTCGTCGGCGTCCCCCAGGAGCTCCTGGACAGGCTCCTTCTCGAGTGTCGCCTGGAGAACCCGCTTTTCGGCTTCGCCATACCGACGCTTGATCGTGTATCCTTGCGGCTCGGTGATACTGAGGTGGGTGACACGGTTCTCCCACCCAGGGGAACTCCCGTCGATCGCGCGGTTCGGATCGACGAGAGCCCTGATGTACTGGTTGCCGATGGTCTTGACGGTGTGCTCTCCCTGTTCGAGCCCCTGCCGACCACCTTCCTCGACGGTGAAGTTTTTACAGCCGTTGAGGCCGAGCGCGTCGTGGTCGACCCAGCTGTCGAACCCGTCGAAGGTCCCGTACATCTCGCTGATGATGTCGTTGACCTCCGGATGTCGCAGTACTTCGACCATCGTCCGTCGTTTCCGATAGCCGAGTCGCGCTGCATACTCTGACTTCGTGAGGTCGAGCGGTGTCGCCTCGGGAGCGAAGTTGGTGTAATTACCGTTGATATGTCCGAGTGTATCGTCCGCATCGATGGCCTCTATCGAGGACCCTTCCCACTGCTCGTAGGATCCCAGACCCATCATCGCGCCCGCACCGCCTTGGAGATATCGACGCCTGGTTGTCTTCAATTGCTCTATCCCATCGTCTTGGGGGTTGCTATTGCTTGCCATAGCGCACTACACCACGCCAATGGTGAACAGGGGTACATAAATTTACCGAATATGTTCAAAATCCAATCACAAACCGGAGCGCGAGTTCCGATTCGGGTTGGGGGAGATCTGTGAGAGCCACCGCGGATCGGGTTAAAATAACAGATGTACTGGTGTTATTCTATTCGGCGGGCAGAATATTTTTGTGATTCGGAAATACAATTTATCTATTAATACTTTATATTCCTATTTGTTAATTCATAGTCGAATATAGAATAACGGCCGTACACCTGTTATTCAGATCGGGGTGGCAAAATATGTTACCCAATCACGATTTCCCTAGAACTATACGCTTGGTTAAACAGTCGTGTTTCATGACCCAAGCTGACCGCGCGAAAGACGCCGCGGAACTCTCCGGCCGTATTGGCTGGTGGGGCGTCGCCGCTGCGTCGATCGGGTTGGTCGTCGCGTCAACGACGTTTGCGGGGGACTTCAACGGCTATGGAATAGCCGGCCCGGGGTACTTGCTCACGCTCCTTTTTGGATTGACACTCAACCTCTTTGTCGCCTTTGCGTATGCTGAACTGACGACGATATTTTCCGAGACCGGCCAAGTGTTCGACTTCACCAAACGGTGCTTCGCTGACTGGGGCAGTCAACCAGCTACACTGCTGGCGGCAGGAATCGGGACCACCTACTGGCTCGTATTCGGTCTCGTCTGGGCATCAGAGACGGTCGCGGGCGCCCACGCGATGGTACAAGCGACGAACCTCGGCACGGTGACCCTGTGGATTCTCGTCCTCAACGGGATTGCCATCGGCATCAATATGCTTGGCATCAGATTGACCATCACGATGGTGACGATCCTGGTGCTCTGTATGATCGGGATCCGAATGGCGATGGGTGTCGCCGCTTTTTCGGGACTCAATCTGTTAGGTCGGGGAGGCGATTTCGGCGTCTTGTTCGATACCTCTTCCTACCGCCTGTCGGACATATTCAAAACCCTACCGCTCGGGATCTGGGCCTTCATCGGACTCGAATTCTCGACACCATTAGTCAAAGAGGTCCGCGACCCATCCACGAATATTCCTCGTGGGATGATCATCGGCGCATTTACGATTTTAGTGATGGCACTCACGATGGGTGTTGGAATCATTACGACGTTCAATCCGCTGGCCCATCCGTCAGTGTACACTGGCAACGCTCCACAGATCGAAATTGCGGGTGTTCTATTCGGGGCAGAAGGCCGGCTGATTGCGGGTCTCGCGTCGTTTCTAGCGACGATGGGAAGTCTCCTAATTGCCTATGCTGCTATCCCACGCATTCTCTATGCAATGGCTCGACAAGGGGCCTGGCCGAAGAAGTTCGCATGGCTGCATCCTCGCTTTCTCTCCCCTTGGCCGGCGACCCTCGCAACGGGCGCGATCATTCTCATTCCGAGTCTCTTCTCAACCGATGTCGTTTCACTCATCAGGCTTGCGGCGGTCGTGTGGCTTCTCACCTACGTCTGGGTGCTCGTCTTAGCGATCAAATTCCGGTTCAGTCATCCGGATCTCGAGCGGCCGTTCAAGCGTCACATCGGATTCTACGTTCTTGGAATCCTTCTGATCTTGTTCGTGTTCTGGAAGGCGTACTCGGGCGCATATCATCTGATAGCTATCGGTCTGACTGTGTTCGTTCTAGGGTTCGCGTTCGCAAAACTGTATCTCGACAACTTCGGAACAGCTCTGTCTAACACGTAGCTCCAGTCACACCCCACAGTCGCAACTACCACTTGTGAGTAAGTCGCTAAGGGGATATTGTGTATCACATTCTTGGCAGTACACCTGGACATCGACGAATACATCGTGTTCACCCAGTGTAATCCGACCTGTCCGACTGAGCCGTTCCAAATCATCCTCGGCAACCGCTCGAGTGCGAGATATAAGCCGGTTTATTCGCTCCAGATCAGATTCCACTTGTTCCTCATCGCTCGGTTGTTGATACGTAGTATCGCAATAGTCTTGCAAGAAATTATACACAGCTTGATATGTAATGAAATCTGATTCAAGCTCGTCAATCTCCACACCATCCTGTTCAAGTTCGCGCCGCGATTGGACCTGAACACCGCTACTCACATCATCATCGGTCAGTACGTGATACAGGTCCTGTATATCACGTTCGTGAGGATTGATATTCGCATCGCGGAGTACCACCCGAAGAATACGTCGGTTAAACTCATCAGCGAGTTCACGGAGGCTAGATCGTTCGTCGTCGTCTCTGGTCCACTCAGCCGCCAATTCGTCCTCAATCCCGTCGAGCGAATATTTCTCAATGAGGCGACCAACCTTATAATCCCGCTTTGACTCACTCATTCACTATCATACTTCAGTTGCCTCTCGTATAAATGTATTCTCGCTCTATCTGAACGCCTTGGCCGATTTAGAAGTTCTTGAGAGATTGCCACGGAGGTGACATATACCGATATTTATCGTTGAGGGAGGCCGCGTCCTCGGGCAGCAGGGCAACGACGAGGTACTCGGCGTAGTCGGAGAGATACTCGACCACTCGTGCGATCCGATCCGAGTCGATCGCTTCGAGCGAGTCAAGGACGATGAAGGGAACCGACTCGTGGACATCGTGGACGAGATACCCTGCAAGTGCGAACACCAAGCCGGTCACTTCCCGTTCACTCTCACTGAGATGGTCAATCGTGTCTCGGTAGTGACTTCCACCATCGGTCGACCGGACGACATGGATATCGAACGAGGTGTCCGTCGAGACGCTGGATCCCGCTGTCTCGGTATCAATCCGCTCGATCCAGATCCGCTCGATATTTGAATAGTTCAGAATATCCAGAATCTCAGCCATCCGTTCGTTGAACTCGCTCACGGCGCGCTGTTCTATCTGTTCAACCCGCTGGCGCAACTCCGTGAGGCGCTCTCGGAGCTCCTCCCGTTCGGCTTCGAGTTCCTCGCGTTGATCTATTCGACTCTCGACCGCGTCGATTTCTTCTGTGACATCGTCGATTTCCTCTCGATGCTGTTCAATCTCCAATTCAAGCCGCTTCGCGTCCTCTTGGAGGTCTAAAATGGCAGTGTAATCCGTATTCTCTTCGATATCTATCTCCTCTCGAAGCGCCTCGATTTCATCAGAGAGTTCATCGATTTCAGTCTCGATAGTCGTCTTCCGGGTTTCGAGTTCTTCGATCCGGTCGTGCCGTGTCTTGATTTCTTGGGCCAGCTGAGCCTGCTTTTGCTCCAACCGCTCTCGTCGCTCATCTGACTTTTCGAGGGACGACTTGGTGTCCTTTAATTCCTGAATTTCACTTTTCACGTCGTTGAGAAGCTCAAGCTGCTCGCTACGGATATCCCGTAGCTCGCCGACCACCTCCTTGATCTGCTTCTTTTTCACTTGACTGCCGCACGTCCAGCAGGTGAGTACCTGCTGGTCATCTAGGAGCTGGTCGGTAACGGCCTGCTCCTCTTGTTCGGTCCGTAATGCCCCAAGCAGGTCCGTATTTGCTTCGGATCTAAATAAACCGAATAATCCACCATCATCCGGCGTCTGCAGATTGCCGAATAATCCTTCTCCATCCTCCAGTTGTTCCTCGTTGAACTGGATAATATTCTGCATCTGGTTGATCGTCGATTCGAGCATATTCTGGCGTTCACAAGCGTTGCTCAGCCTCGAATTAACGTCCTGAATCCGTTTGTCGGAGATTTCCGGAAGGTTATCAAGTTCAGCTTCGACCTCGCTCTGCTCCGCTTGGAGCGACTCGAAGCTCTGCCGCTCTGTCTGCAGGTCGAATATGATGTCTTCGCGGGTTGATTCTAGCTCTTGTCTCTCATCCAATTTTTCTTCGAGCTCTTCGTTTGAGGTGTCTCGCTGGTAGGACTGGATATCGCTATTGGCTATTTTCGATCGGATCTCCTCAAGTTCATCTTCTTTCCGTTCAATCTCCTCTTCCAGTGACGAGCGACGCTGAACGAGCCCTGCGAGTTGTTTCTCTTCCTCGTCAATACTCTGAATTTCGGCTTCGATTTCTTTCTGCTCTCGTTTCAGTTCCTGTATTTCGGCTTTGATTTCATCAATATCGACCGGCGACATGATGAGATTGCGGAGATCACCCATACGGGCAACTGTCTGCCGTGCCTCATTCGACTCGATCAGAAATGCGAACAGATCAGCCACGTCAGCATCTTCGAGCAGCGGTTCGCCAGACTTGACCACATCTTGTCCATTGCGGACCAGCCGGCGGGTGTATGTCTCGCCCTCCAGTTCAAGTGTCGTTTCCCCCTCCTCAGCGTCTCCCTTGAGCGTAACACTTGATCCACCGAGCGCACCAATTACCGCTTGTAACAGCGACGTGCGGTTGGTAGCGTTTCGACCAACAAGGACATTCACTCCGGAAGAGAATTCGACAGATGCTGAGTCAATTCCTCCAATATTGCGCGCCGAGAGGACTGCGTCCTCTGCCGTCGACCGGGTTTCCTCGTTCATACTTCCCGCTTCTTGGTACAGTCATATAATACCACGTTTCGCCCTAGCACGATCCTCCGGCTTCGTCAGAGAGTGTAAGCAGGG
This genomic window contains:
- a CDS encoding halocyanin domain-containing protein, with the translated sequence MSDVPNYEGMADKTGQSEVEVLVGAEGGLVFAPPAVEISAGTKVTWKWTGKGGSHNVVHDGDAFESEITSEEGHTFSHTFSDPGLYKYYCVPHERMGMKGVVSVVE
- a CDS encoding archaea-specific SMC-related protein; translation: MNEETRSTAEDAVLSARNIGGIDSASVEFSSGVNVLVGRNATNRTSLLQAVIGALGGSSVTLKGDAEEGETTLELEGETYTRRLVRNGQDVVKSGEPLLEDADVADLFAFLIESNEARQTVARMGDLRNLIMSPVDIDEIKAEIQELKREQKEIEAEIQSIDEEEKQLAGLVQRRSSLEEEIERKEDELEEIRSKIANSDIQSYQRDTSNEELEEKLDERQELESTREDIIFDLQTERQSFESLQAEQSEVEAELDNLPEISDKRIQDVNSRLSNACERQNMLESTINQMQNIIQFNEEQLEDGEGLFGNLQTPDDGGLFGLFRSEANTDLLGALRTEQEEQAVTDQLLDDQQVLTCWTCGSQVKKKQIKEVVGELRDIRSEQLELLNDVKSEIQELKDTKSSLEKSDERRERLEQKQAQLAQEIKTRHDRIEELETRKTTIETEIDELSDEIEALREEIDIEENTDYTAILDLQEDAKRLELEIEQHREEIDDVTEEIDAVESRIDQREELEAEREELRERLTELRQRVEQIEQRAVSEFNERMAEILDILNYSNIERIWIERIDTETAGSSVSTDTSFDIHVVRSTDGGSHYRDTIDHLSESEREVTGLVFALAGYLVHDVHESVPFIVLDSLEAIDSDRIARVVEYLSDYAEYLVVALLPEDAASLNDKYRYMSPPWQSLKNF
- a CDS encoding APC family permease, encoding MTQADRAKDAAELSGRIGWWGVAAASIGLVVASTTFAGDFNGYGIAGPGYLLTLLFGLTLNLFVAFAYAELTTIFSETGQVFDFTKRCFADWGSQPATLLAAGIGTTYWLVFGLVWASETVAGAHAMVQATNLGTVTLWILVLNGIAIGINMLGIRLTITMVTILVLCMIGIRMAMGVAAFSGLNLLGRGGDFGVLFDTSSYRLSDIFKTLPLGIWAFIGLEFSTPLVKEVRDPSTNIPRGMIIGAFTILVMALTMGVGIITTFNPLAHPSVYTGNAPQIEIAGVLFGAEGRLIAGLASFLATMGSLLIAYAAIPRILYAMARQGAWPKKFAWLHPRFLSPWPATLATGAIILIPSLFSTDVVSLIRLAAVVWLLTYVWVLVLAIKFRFSHPDLERPFKRHIGFYVLGILLILFVFWKAYSGAYHLIAIGLTVFVLGFAFAKLYLDNFGTALSNT
- the rdfA gene encoding rod-determining factor RdfA, whose translation is MSESKRDYKVGRLIEKYSLDGIEDELAAEWTRDDDERSSLRELADEFNRRILRVVLRDANINPHERDIQDLYHVLTDDDVSSGVQVQSRRELEQDGVEIDELESDFITYQAVYNFLQDYCDTTYQQPSDEEQVESDLERINRLISRTRAVAEDDLERLSRTGRITLGEHDVFVDVQVYCQECDTQYPLSDLLTSGSCDCGV